In the Acropora muricata isolate sample 2 chromosome 10, ASM3666990v1, whole genome shotgun sequence genome, one interval contains:
- the LOC136887514 gene encoding uncharacterized protein, with protein MWSEDDDYCIYSPYYGGSDFDDSDDDIYYGYSSGEDFITVMPPRSRTKITSEGSATTDEEVPPQTFEAPSLQDLCCRFIARKFPFAFVEHRSPPIPDELQLKIIEFSFPDDEEMIRKYAEFSRTNVDFYSAKRMVENGKVKELNHIGFRLSAYVEDGRCSHYYRSDDTSKNYVTILFDRGKITSAHCSCEFKTNWCVHVVATCLARIKDKKVMTAHLPVSDSLNVLNREQLLKFSQYLLSEHQNEPVVETAQKLLDKLLSQKQRDPEEEDINQIAGAPDPTAGPGLDEEAHWFVCKNGFKSRLESLMHESPQDLGFDVFHGRDHDNYSGVSSLWDKNIIQQLLIRDEIDLKLDKDHDHYGYHSSRRQTFLKVLETISDLLQDDFMSAVTALTMCTEQLTERLSKFCSSECPKYRKTRNRKELKDGIKLCGSLAAGFTPRMSSCSTLSDELSRLWRLAVLNPCISGKQRQAVVDQLMALNEAVSAVLVTGTLRPWHGLEVAIRLASINWDSPEFQRVLRGDWAFVPFVRSWMVIELTCHSKDSLLLKMMESCDGVNERISQAKDEEVISRVFYHPHCIALGPLLGVDIHSLCSMIEALNLSHQHQAAMRLTVALSYAIVSAYQRVLFGVDVDTSMTVSARCSLGKAAPKAKVTKKQNGQSDSEMEAEVMEADSLMAVDGSSRDSHIWPEDTILSISTFAFLYDLLSKKPELADACVAEMKSNLNFEGSSVRATDCLRTSASLAFQLGVVGLYLQRFPAPLPHHEIEGYNHECWLTYQLTRYTPLENDLFFLAHLGQQVRQSATSPNPAPASSSCRVIFHHLFTGASETLRASLTEYQRTGLEAAFSVLAHMNKYTVKENLPAWVLFQYSNCRIWAKLAEVVLRSLSDSSELLSEAMGYILKADGMLGALCYEMFPTASLPSNPSFSRDIELIDVKSRVAYSLARALSERLGRLAHNITEIHRTISRRVLSGGQQDLSEIDIPRKMMKSGDEKPLKFCAIEICAQSLWLRKCWDNDHTHREAVRWLTEFVVSSGIDFVERLVKCKGDVSSFLEFNSLLDLCGSFLKVKRKSTSRATSIVKDIFSSLLQKASRVRAAEDMKAIVNFGREKQCAKNCDLLPWICKELQALKESESFLSFDAVMEASSGIFDLYKERLYAAEKKEQESEWTRGGMCLKRLFNEESIVGDEADFEDNVPTVDLNPYRSYDVHPFLKTAFTLGIIGVEKLKEELGIQEKKKFSNHHVNHHLKLFCRVVCYLEDKGWLKESGKEITNLKSPKKEYKTTLNAASAKPGCSHWEDHAYSEISTSEESREGSFLHKFVSTLINCVDHPLWLFQVLQELGEQLSTDTSRDSIKTKSERQNIQIDQACQSYPSVRLLLQKDLDAFSKLLLGPTLSDLVKDICGKPGRRQLDSSEMSHVLGQARLMNTQLQEVLTVAKRAFSISDSSGAAFKSLTDQLRAECPILKALLKKVLDDEVQHSSPELDYFLSRDAILSSLWAHRLLPMFLEESNEYF; from the exons ATGTGGTCGGAGGACGATGATTATTGCATCTACTCGCCCTATTATGGCGGATCCGACTTCGATGATAGCGACGACGATATTTATTACGGTTATAGCAGTGGAGAAGACTTTATCACAGTCATGCCTCCTCGATCTCGCACAAAAATCACCAGTGAGGGGTCGGCAACGACCGATGAAGAAGTTCCTCCTCAAACGTTCGAAGCTCCATCGCTTCAAGATCTCTGCTGTCGGTTTATTGCTCGGAAGTTTCCGTTTGCATTTGTCGAGCATCGTTCTCCTCCGATCCCAGACGAACTACAGCTGAAAATCATCGAATTTTCGTTTCCGGATGACGAAGAGATGATAAGAAAATACGCGGAGTTCAGTCGAACTAATGTGGATTTTTATTCCGCGAAAAGAATGGTTGAAAATGGAAAGGTGAAAGAGTTAAATCACATAG GTTTTCGTTTGAGTGCTTATGTAGAGGATGGACGATGTAGCCATTATTACAGGAGCGATGACACTTCAAAGAATTATGTGACCATTCTCTTTGATCGTGGGAAGATAACGTCTGCTCACTGTTCGTGCGAATTTAAAACAAACTGGTGTGTGCATGTTGTAGCAACATGTCTGGCAAGGATCAAAGACAAGAAGGTCATGACTGCTCACCTTCCTGTTTCGGATTCTCTTAATGTACTGAACAGAGAGCAACTGTTAAAGTTTTCACAGTACCTTTTGAGTGAACATCAAAATGAACCTGTGGTGGAGACCGCTCAGAAGTTGCTGGATAAGCTGTTGTCACAGAAACAACGAGATCCAGAAGAGGAGGACATAAATCAGATTGCTGGAGCCCCTGATCCCACTGCTGGTCCAG GTCTTGATGAAGAAGCCCACTGGTTTGTCTGTAAAAATGGATTCAAATCCAGATTAGAAAGCTTGATGCACGAATCTCCACAGGATCTTGGCTTTGATGTGTTTCATGGCAGGGATCATGACAATTATAGTGGTGTCAGCAGTTTGTGGGACAAAAACATCATACAACAACTCCTAATTAGAG ATGAAATTGATCTGAAGCTTGACAAAGACCACGACCATTATGGTTACCATTCTTCTCGGCGCCAAACATTTCTTAAAGTTCTTGAGACCATATCTGACCTTCTTCAGGATGACTTCATGAGTGCCGTTACAGCACTGACAATGTGCACTGAGCAACTAACAGAGCGACTCTCCAAGTTCTGCAGCTCAGAATGTCCCAAATACCGTAAAACTCGAAACAGGAAGGAACTCAAAGATGGCATTAAGTTGTGTGGATCTCTAGCTGCAGGTTTCACTCCAAGAATGTCAAG TTGTTCGACATTGAGTGATGAACTTTCACGTCTATGGAGACTGGCAGTACTTAATCCTTGCATTTCCGGAAAGCAGCGCCAAGCTGTTGTCGATCAGCTGATGGCATTAAATGAAGCAG TGTCAGCCGTGTTGGTAACTGGCACATTGCGTCCATGGCATGGCCTAGAGGTGGCTATTCGACTCGCCTCCATCAACTGGGATTCACCTGAGTTCCAAAGAGTACTGAGAGGAGACTGGGCGTTTGTCCCTTTTGTGCGAAGTTGGATGGTTATCGAGTTAACGTGCCATTCAAAGGACAGTTTATTGTTAAAAATGATGGAGTCATGCGACGGTGTTAATGAAAGAATCAGCCAGGCCAAAGACGAGGAAGTCATATCTCGAGTATTCTACCACCCACACTGCATCGCACTGGGCCCCCTGTTGGGCGTTGACATTCACTCGCTGTGTTCCATGATCGAAGCTCTGAATCTTAGTCATCAACACCAGGCTGCCATGCGCCTGACTGTTGCACTGTCCTACGCGATCGTGTCGGCCTACCAGAGAGTCCTTTTTGGAGTGGACGTTGATACTTCCATGACAGTGTCTGCGAGATGCTCGCTTGGCAAAGCAGCCCCTAAGGCTAAAGTCACGAAAAAACAAAACGGCCAGTCTGACTCTGAAATGGAAGCTGAAGTCATGGAAGCTGATTCTCTAATGGCGGTTGATGGGTCTTCGAGGGATAGTCACATCTGGCCCGAAGATACCATACTGTCAATATCCACATTTGCATTTCTTTATGATCTGTTGTCCAAGAAGCCTGAACTCGCAGATGCATGCGTTGCCGAAATGAAGTCCAACCTGAACTTTGAGGGTTCGTCTGTTCGTGCCACTGACTGTCTTAGGACTTCAGCATCTCTCGCATTCCAACTGGGTGTCGTCGGGTTGTATTTACAGCGGTTCCCTGCACCTTTACCCCACCATGAG ATTGAAGGATACAACCACGAATGTTGGCTCACATACCAACTAACGCGCTACACTCCACTGGAGAATGATTTGTTCTTCTTAGCCCACCTCGGACAACAAGTGCGACAGAGTGCGACATCGCCCAACCCCGCGCCCGCATCCTCTTCTTGTCGTGTGATATTTCATCATCTTTTCACCGGAGCTTCTGAGACACTTAGAGCGTCCCTCACCGAATATCAACGCACAGGTCTTGAAGCTGCTTTCAGTGTATTAGCGCACATGAACAAGTACACTGTGAAAGAAAACCTTCCAGCGTGGGTGCTCTTCCAGTACTCTAACTGTCGTATATGGGCGAAGCTCGCCGAGGTTGTTCTCCGCTCGCTATCCGATTCATCCGAACTGTTAAGCGAAGCTATGGGCTATATTTTAAAAGCCGATGGGATGCTTGGAGCGCTGTGCTATGAAATGTTTCCTACGGCGTCATTGCCATCGAACCCATCGTTTTCTCGGGACATCGAGCTGATTGACGTGAAATCCCGTGTTGCCTACTCCCTGGCACGAGCCCTCAGTGAGAGACTTGGGAGACTTGCGCACAACATAACAGAGATTCACAGAACAATTTCTAGACGCGTTTTGAGCGGTGGTCAACAAGACCTGTCGGAGATCGATATCCCGCGGAAGATGATGAAGTCTGGGGACGAGAAGCCTCTGAAGTTCTGCGCCATTGAGATTTGCGCGCAAAGTCTGTGGCTAAGGAAGTGTTGGGACAATGATCACACGCACCGTGAGGCTGTTAG GTGGTTAACAGAATTTGTGGTCAGTTCCGGAATCGACTTCGTCGAACGTCTTGTCAAGTGTAAAGGAGATGTTAGTTCTTTCCTTGAATTCAACTCTCTTCTGGATCTTTGCGGCAGTTTTCTTAAAGTGAAG AGGAAGTCTACGTCAAGGGCCACAAGCATCGTCAAGGACATCTTTTCATCCTTGTTGCAAAAGGCCAGTCGAGTTAGAGCTGCGGAGGATATGAAGGCTATTGTGAACTTTGGCAG AGAAAAGCAGTGTGCGAAGAATTGTGACCTTCTTCCCTGGATTTGTAAAGAACTTCAAGCCTTGAAAGAGAGCGAATCGTTTCTTTCGTTTGATGCTGTCATGGAGGCGAGTAGTGGAATATTCGATCTGTACAAGGAGAGGTTATATGCAGCAGAAAAGAAAGAGCAAGAGTCGGAATGGACCCGGGGAGGAATGTGTCTG AAGCGTTTATTTAATGAAGAAAGTATCGTTGGAGACGAGGCTGATTTTGAAGACAACGTCCCGACAGTCGATTTAAATCCTTACAGGAGCTATGATGTGCATCCTTTCCTGAAGACTGCGTTTACTTTAGGAATTATTGGAGTAGAAAAGCTTAAGGAAGAACTCGGtatacaggaaaaaaaaaagttctcgAACCATCATGTCAATCATCACTTGAAGTTGTTTTGCAG AGTTGTGTGTTATCTGGAAGACAAGGGATGGCTGAAAGAGAGCGGGAAAGAGATAACAAACCTGAAATCCCCCAAGAAGGAATACAAAACGACTTTAAATGCAGCTTCAGCGAAACCAGGGTGTAGTCACTGGGAAGACCATG CTTATTCAGAGATTTCCACATCAGAGGAATCAAGAGAAGGAAGTTTCTTGCACAAGTTCGTTTCGACCTTGATCAACTGCGTCGACCATCCATTGTGGTTATTCCAGGTGCTGCAAGAG ttagGAGAGCAGTTATCCACTGACACATCACGAGATAGTATCAAGACGAAATCCGAAAGGCAAAATATTCAGATAGATCAAGCTTGCCAAAGTTATCCTTCTGTTCGTCTTCTTCTGCAAAA ggACCTGGATGCGTTCTCGAAACTTCTCCTCGGCCCAACCTTGTCAGACCTGGTCAAAGATATTTGCGGTAAACCCGGGAGACGGCAGCTTGATTCTTCCGAGATGTCCCATGTACTTGGTCAAGCCAGGTTGATGAATACACAACTGCAAGAAGTGTTAACAGTCGCGAAGAGAGCGTTTAGTATCTCGGACTCGAGCGGGGCCGCTTTTAAGAGTTTAACAGATCAACTTCGTGCGGAATGTCCTATTCTTAAAGCACTGCTTAAAAAAGTGTTAGATGACGAGGTGCAGCATTCCTCTCCAGAGCttgattatttcctttctcGTGATGCAATTTTGTCCTCTTTGTGGGCTCATAGACTCTTGCCGATGTTTCTTGAGGAAAGTAATGAATACTTCTAG